The proteins below are encoded in one region of Apium graveolens cultivar Ventura chromosome 4, ASM990537v1, whole genome shotgun sequence:
- the LOC141719019 gene encoding uncharacterized protein LOC141719019 yields MTGRLAAWTIELSLFYIEYKPRTAIKTQVLSDFVAEWQYKAKGHKSDEDQLRPWLLFMDGSSIADSGGAGIILISLEGFKIHQTLKFKFPATNNVAEYEALIAGLKLAADLEAEIIDIFRDSQPVSQQISGEFKAHNERMAQYLARTQELLKKFPSWKLSNVDREENQWQAPFPS; encoded by the coding sequence ATGACGGGCAGACTCGCTGCTTGGACCATCGAGCTGAGCCTATTTTACATCGAATATAAACCTCGAACTGCGATCAAAACTCAAGTTCTCTCAGATTTTGTTGCTGAATGGCAATACAAAGCCAAAGGGCACAAATCCGACGAAGACCAGTTAAGGCCATGGCTACTGTTTATGGACGGATCTTCGATCGCCGACTCAGGAGGAGCAGGAATAATCTTAATCAGCCTGGAAGGATTCAAGATCCATCAAACCCTCAAATTCAAATTCCCAGCTACAAACAACGTAGCCGAATACGAGGCACTGATCGCAGGCTTGAAGCTGGCAGCGGATCTCGAGGCTGAAATCATTGATATATTCAGAGATTCTCAACCGGTTTCCCAACAAATAAGCGGAGAGTTCAAAGCACATAATGAGAGAATGGCTCAATACCTTGCACGGACACAAGAGCTACTTAAAAAATTCCCTTCATGGAAACTCTCGAATGTTGATAGAGAGGAAAATCAGTGGCAGGCTCCCTTTCCAAGTTAG